One Candidatus Nitrososphaera evergladensis SR1 genomic window carries:
- a CDS encoding polyprenyl synthetase family protein yields the protein MGRRNIEANPLTDLCGDYLVRIEDALKRELDSYSWSEFHAPLRYACDGGKRIRPLILVLSAEAIKGKKANGDAYLAASAIELLHTESIIHDDIIDEEHTRRGKPSFHVKYGYNSSILTADFVLGVILFIGSKLKNPRVLNELSNAATRMSEGEMMEIRLNKAPAITEDDYIKVLDYKTASLFETSAKIGAILGEGTEEQIHAMTTFGHMLGIAYQIHDDLIDWNDEDKLFNMLVKQNDRSKDFIDRMEKLYQSYAAKAKDELLKVAPANNEVIRHLELMTDLASVQI from the coding sequence TTGGGCAGGAGAAACATAGAGGCCAACCCACTGACAGACCTTTGTGGCGACTACCTCGTTCGAATCGAAGACGCGCTCAAGCGCGAGCTCGACTCTTATTCATGGTCTGAATTTCATGCGCCACTGCGCTATGCCTGCGATGGAGGCAAGCGCATCAGGCCGCTAATCCTGGTTTTATCGGCAGAGGCGATAAAGGGCAAAAAGGCAAACGGCGACGCGTACCTTGCCGCTTCGGCCATCGAACTTTTGCACACAGAATCGATCATCCACGACGACATAATTGACGAGGAGCATACCCGCAGGGGCAAGCCGTCGTTCCACGTAAAATACGGATACAACAGCAGCATCCTTACCGCAGATTTCGTTCTCGGCGTCATACTTTTCATAGGCTCTAAATTAAAGAATCCCAGGGTGCTTAACGAGCTGTCAAACGCTGCAACGCGCATGAGCGAAGGCGAGATGATGGAGATAAGGCTGAACAAGGCGCCGGCAATAACCGAGGACGACTACATCAAGGTGCTTGACTACAAGACGGCGTCATTGTTCGAGACATCGGCCAAGATAGGCGCAATACTGGGCGAGGGCACCGAGGAGCAGATCCACGCGATGACGACCTTTGGCCACATGCTAGGCATTGCCTACCAGATCCACGACGACCTCATCGACTGGAACGACGAGGACAAGCTGTTCAACATGCTGGTCAAGCAGAACGACAGGTCCAAGGACTTTATCGACAGGATGGAAAAATTATACCAGTCGTACGCTGCAAAGGCCAAGGACGAACTGCTAAAGGTGGCGCCGGCAAACAACGAGGTTATTCGCCATCTAGAGTTGATGACCGACCTGGCATCAGTGCAGATCTAG